From a region of the Danio aesculapii chromosome 4, fDanAes4.1, whole genome shotgun sequence genome:
- the LOC130222471 gene encoding Schwann cell myelin protein-like yields the protein MNTAEKIISVCFLLQGVCCRDFSISLPEKIQALSGSCVIIKCRFDINETYDKDLTERAAGVWYKDKHDKSSSPVFKSNASTQNSFIKGNVTGQLKDKDCTTVFYDVRSNHIGQYFFKIEGEGVLRWTFAKNSVSVDVIESPVNPRVVLYVDEQELQDQQEVLEGRSVSLRCSAETLCSSPPATLTWSSTVRIPLSESSKLQELIISDLNFTAAQRHHRVTFTCSISYQLQDNNRTAHSSITLHVQYAPQISNTSCNIGNITVCFCEVDGNPSPVVEWHLSGRLVSNSSNPFISEERLSNTSLRSFISLHQSLSHTNTLLCVSKNTRGNATQLFHLVFVTQKESTTLLFILIGAAAGALVVVCAVTYTCVRLSTKLKPQTETVDTYASLQPSAQNSEYETLNIKKRGDTK from the exons ATGAACACTGCTGAGAaaatcatttctgtttgttttctccTGCAAG GTGTTTGCTGTAGAGATTTCAGCATCAGTTTGCCAGAGAAGATTCAAGCTCTCAGTGGATCCTGTGTGATTATAAAGTGCAGATTTGACATTAATGAAACATATGATAAAGACCTTACTGAGAGAGCTGCTGGAGTCTGGTATAAAGACAAACATGATAAGAGCAGCAGCCCAGTGTTTAAATCTAATGCATCTACCCAGAACTCTTTTATTAAAGGGAATGTAACTGGACAATTAAAAGACAAGGACTGTACCACTGTCTTTTATGATGTCAGATCAAATCACATTGGTCAGTATTTCTTCAAGATTGAGGGAGAAGGTGTACTGAGATGGACCTTTGCAAAAAACAGTGTTTCAGTAGATGTGATCG AGTCTCCTGTGAATCCTCGAGTTGTGCTGTATGTGGATGAGCAGGAGCTGCAGGATCAGCAGGAGGTGTTGGAGGGCAGATCTGTGAGTCTGCGCTGCTCTGCTGAGACTCTCTGCTCTTCTCCTCCAGCAACTCTCACATGGAGCTCCACTGTCAGAATCCCCCTCAGTGAGAGCAGCAAACTACAGGAGCTCATCATCTCTGATCTGAACTTCACTGCTGCTCAGCGGCACCACAGAGTCACTTTCACCTGCTCTATAAGCTACCAGCTGCAGGACAACAACAGAACAGCTCACAGCAGCATCACATTACATGTGCAGT ATGCTCCTCAGATCTCAAACACCAGCTGTAACATTGGGAATATAACTGTGTGTTTCTGTGAGGTTGATGGGAATCCCTCTCCTGTAGTGGAGTGGCATCTGTCTGGACGTCTCGTCTCAAACTCTTCAAACCCGTTCATCAGTGAAGAGCGATTGAGCAATACAAGCTTGAGGAGCTTCATCTCTCTACAtcagtctctctcacacacaaacactctgctGTGTGTCAGTAAAAACACTCGTGGCAATGCAACTCAACTCTTTCATCTGGTCTTTGTTACTCAAAAAGAAA GTACAACTCTACTTTTTATTCTGATTGGAGCTGCTGCTGGGGCTTTGGTGGTTGTGTGTGCCGTTACATATACATGTGTCCG ATTGTCCACCAAGCTGAAG cCTCAGACTGAGACAGTAGACACGTATGCTTCTCTTCAGCCCTCTGCTCAAAACTCTGAATATGAAACTCTGAACATTAAGAAAAGAGGAGATACAAAataa